The genomic DNA AGCAACCGATTTTTCACGTGAGCGATAAGAAATCACCATCGGGCTTAAGGTCTGAATAAACAGAATCGATGTCAGGGTAAACGGCAGCGTAATAATGGCGTTTTTAATCAGCAGCCCCATCGGCGGCAACGCCCCGATATTATGCACATGCCACAGGCCGATCATTGACAGCCCCAGCGCCGCGACAACCAGCAGTTTGGTCAGCACCATGAAGCTCGACACCTTAAACAGCAACTGTTCACCGCGTGACGAGATAGCCACCAGGATACAAATCAGCACCAGACCGTAAAACGGATTGTCAGACAGTAAGCCGTCAGTCACGCCGAAGGTATGCAAATAAGAGGCGCTGTCGTTGGTGATGGCAGTGGAATATACAAACATCCAGATCACCAGCATCACAAAATAGAGCGCGCCGAGCAGGATCCCCCAGTTTCTACCCAGATAGCCGCTAATCACGCTCGGGTAATCTTTGCATTCCGGCGATTCCGCCAGGGTATTAATAAAAAGCCGCTGAAACAGATACATTGCCGGGTAGCCAATCACTGAGGAGAGCAAAAATACCCATAACCCCATCAGACCAACCTGAACCGGGAGAAAAACAATCCCTGCGCCGATAGCCATCCCGATACTCATGATGACCCAACCGGTATCGGTACTGTCGAATTTTGTCGCTTCCCGCCATTCGCTTTCCGTCATATTCGCCAGCCGGGCAGGCGATGCGTCGTCCAGTATTACGCTGCTGTTTGAAGCCGTTTCCATTACGTTCTCGCTTGTGTAGGTAGAAGTTTTTTTAATTATTTCGGTGCGATGTTCGGTACGTAATTGCAGGCGAGTTCTGGTTTTATTGTGAAAAATCATACCGCCAGCGGCGGAGAAAAAATTCACAACCTTTGTATGAATATGGCTTTTCAAAGAAATAAAATTGCCATTAAAGCAATAAAAGGAGAAAAATTTACTATCAGAAATGAAAACGAGAGAGATATCACATTCCTGATGACGGGGCACAAAAAAGCCCCGGCGAAACGCCAGGGCCTGGGCAAGAATGAGCAGACGCGCTTATCGGTTTAATCACAGACGACTTTTATCGCCAGACCACCGCGGGAGGTTTCACGATATTTATCGTTCATGTCTTTGCCGGTTTCATACATCGTTTCAATAACTTTATCGAGCGACACCCGCGCTTCGCTGGTGCGTTGCAGCGCCATTCGCGCGGCGTTCACCGCTTTCACGGCGTTGATGGCATTACGCTCGATGCAGGGGATCTGCACCTGACCCGCAACCGGATCGCAGGTCAGCCCGAGGTTATGCTCCATCGCGATTTCCGCCGCCACGCACACCTGCTGCGGGCTGCCGCCCAGCAGTTCAGTTAACCCGGCAGCCGCCATCGAACAGGCCACGCCCACTTCGCCCTGACAACCGACTTCCGCGCCGGAAATCGAGGCGTTCATTTTATACAGCGAACCAATGGCGCCAGCGGCGAGAAAATAGCGCGACACCGAATTGGCGTTTACCGTCCGGCGAAATTTGTCGTAGTACGCCAGCACCGCCGGGACGATCCCGCAGGCGCCGTTCGTCGGCGCGGTGACGACACGTCCGCCTGCGGCGTTTTCTTCACTGACTGCCAGCGCGAACATGTTGATCCAGTCGATCACGTTCATCGGATCCTGCGAGACGCGATCACTCGACACCAGCATCCGCCGCAGCGCCACGGCGCGACGCGGCACCGTCAGCGGGCCGGGCAGGACGCCTTCAGTGTTGATCCCGCGCTCAATGCAGGTGGTCATGGTTTGCCAGATGCGCTCAAACCCTGCATCAATGTCCGCTTTGCTGCGCAGCGCCAGTTCGTTCTGCATCATCAACCCGGAGATGGACAAGCCGTGCAGTTTACACAACGACAGCAGTTCGCTGGCAGAGCTGAAGGGATACGGCACCGGCTGTTCGATGTTATGGTTCTGGCCGAACTGCGACTCCTCGACGATAAACCCGCCGCCGATGGAGTAATACGTTTTCTCCAGCAGCGGCTCGTTACCGCGCCAGGCGGTGATCCGCATTCCGTTTTCATGCCGCGACAGCGCGGTATTGTGGAACGCCACGCTTTCCGGCAACGGGAAGGCGACGAGCGCTTTGCCATTCGCCACCGGCAGTTCTCCGCTGCGGGCCACCTGCTGAATAAATCCGGCAATGGCGTCAATTTTTACGTCCTGCGGGCTGTTGCCTGCCAGCCCCATGATCACCGCAGTATCGGTGGCATGGCCTTTGCCAGTCAGAGACAGTGAGCCATACAGATCAACGCTGATGCGTCCGGTTTGTGAAAGCCATCCCAGGCTTTCCAGTTCATCAATAAACTGTTTGCCCGCATTCATCGGGCCAACGGTGTGAGAGCTGGAGGGTCCAATGCCAATTTTAAAAATGTCGAATGAGCTAATCATCTTCAGCACCCGCTCAAAAAGGATGGGGAAACCCGACTTCAGGACAGGCCGTCACGGTGACGGCCTGCAGACTGACGCGCGTTTAGCGTTCACCGCGAAAAGCGATCGCT from Trabulsiella odontotermitis includes the following:
- the tdcG gene encoding L-serine ammonia-lyase, with translation MISSFDIFKIGIGPSSSHTVGPMNAGKQFIDELESLGWLSQTGRISVDLYGSLSLTGKGHATDTAVIMGLAGNSPQDVKIDAIAGFIQQVARSGELPVANGKALVAFPLPESVAFHNTALSRHENGMRITAWRGNEPLLEKTYYSIGGGFIVEESQFGQNHNIEQPVPYPFSSASELLSLCKLHGLSISGLMMQNELALRSKADIDAGFERIWQTMTTCIERGINTEGVLPGPLTVPRRAVALRRMLVSSDRVSQDPMNVIDWINMFALAVSEENAAGGRVVTAPTNGACGIVPAVLAYYDKFRRTVNANSVSRYFLAAGAIGSLYKMNASISGAEVGCQGEVGVACSMAAAGLTELLGGSPQQVCVAAEIAMEHNLGLTCDPVAGQVQIPCIERNAINAVKAVNAARMALQRTSEARVSLDKVIETMYETGKDMNDKYRETSRGGLAIKVVCD